One Echinicola strongylocentroti DNA window includes the following coding sequences:
- a CDS encoding TonB-dependent receptor has product MSQKTFIQFTTRIVLCMLFLGISAKAYSQATNASISGNVTDSQGESLVGAAILVTNKQTGFTASAITNITGNYVVNQLPLGTDYSITCTFLGYGTKVFNGYELNQGDRIRLDIQLSEEAHSLSEVSVVANSLSNSIDRFGSSTAVTAKDMATLPVNGRNFNSLVDLSPVSKGSNLLGQLYSSTNYTIDGMTNKSPLSSGSTNRGPFSISMEAIREFEVVTNDYDVTNGRSGGGIVSAVTKSGSNTLSGSVFLYNRADWLSSNYDTRGNKREDEFSIQQYGFTLGGPIIKDKLHYFVAYDGQRDARPLYIADIRTAEDENRYNLSQESLDRYLQIGRDKYGLADSPQTGSFSKKRYSHTAFARIDYQINPANLLTIRNNFSRDLNSQGVSDNSAINLYEVYGDHLSTANSLMASLRTEINNQLTNELKLQYLYTLDDGRPNEQLPSTNIPRAIVQRVESDVDGSNVNTTIQLGGQRYLPERFESHVYQLVNNLYYTKGNTNFTFGADLLLNNLTSLATSEFNGRFYFTGLENFDNLTPYRYAREVATEDPTVQQRIFGGGIYAQADTDLGKGMNLVLGLRGDLTSYQNSPTFNQTVYDELGLRTDVKTGGFQIQPRFQFTWDINEKQQDILRIGGGVFGSALNNYSDVNNLQFDGTKIFAVDITGDQVPVPDFPSYRDDPSTAPGIDLLENPEVTPMTTINMNSEDLKVPTVYKANLMYNRIFNDRLRLGMNFIASLARNNYMYVDRNMVDQPYFTLSDEGNRGVYVPAASISTTNGNADWTQGRKTDDIGRVLELNSEGKNNTYTVVIDGSYRYYKDGQITASYTWNDSKDNTSYNGNVANSATLFHMVVDDPRDLSRMSYSNGQYRNKVVVYGTLPSFKGFTVGVRYSGIGGTRYSLRVNGNVNGDFVNSNDLAFVFDPSTAGLSESMVEGMNNVLANPDNLAKDYIRQSLGSVAQRNGGVNGYYGNWDLRATKKIYFGGNRKSGIELGMDIFNIANLLNKSWGTSKNLGNQNLLTIRNFDPESQSYIYEVNPNVGVTTPGGTPFQLQLSGKIFF; this is encoded by the coding sequence ATGAGTCAAAAGACCTTTATTCAATTTACTACACGGATTGTGTTATGTATGTTGTTTTTGGGAATATCGGCAAAGGCCTACTCCCAAGCGACGAATGCTTCCATTTCTGGAAATGTAACTGACAGCCAAGGTGAGTCACTTGTGGGTGCAGCTATCTTGGTCACCAACAAACAGACGGGCTTTACCGCCTCTGCCATCACCAACATCACCGGAAACTATGTGGTCAACCAACTACCACTCGGTACTGACTACTCCATTACCTGTACATTCCTTGGCTACGGAACCAAAGTTTTCAATGGCTATGAACTTAACCAGGGTGATCGAATAAGACTGGACATCCAGCTGAGCGAAGAAGCACATAGCCTAAGCGAAGTCAGCGTAGTGGCCAATTCCCTTTCCAATAGCATAGACAGGTTTGGGAGCTCTACGGCGGTGACGGCAAAAGACATGGCCACATTGCCTGTAAATGGACGGAATTTCAATTCCTTGGTTGATCTATCGCCCGTGTCCAAGGGAAGTAACTTGTTAGGCCAACTGTATTCATCCACCAATTACACCATTGATGGTATGACCAATAAAAGCCCCTTGTCAAGTGGATCCACCAACAGGGGGCCATTTTCTATTTCGATGGAGGCGATCAGGGAATTTGAAGTAGTTACAAATGACTATGATGTCACCAATGGCCGAAGCGGTGGTGGCATTGTCAGTGCTGTGACCAAGTCTGGTTCCAATACGCTCAGTGGCTCCGTCTTTCTTTACAATAGGGCGGACTGGCTATCCAGTAATTATGATACCCGAGGAAATAAAAGAGAAGATGAGTTTTCCATTCAGCAGTATGGTTTTACCTTGGGTGGGCCCATTATCAAGGACAAGCTTCATTATTTTGTCGCATATGATGGCCAAAGAGATGCCCGGCCATTATATATAGCAGACATCAGGACTGCCGAAGATGAAAACAGGTATAACCTTTCCCAAGAATCACTTGACAGGTACCTACAGATCGGTCGGGACAAATACGGCCTTGCCGACTCACCTCAGACAGGGAGCTTCAGTAAGAAAAGGTACTCTCATACTGCTTTTGCAAGGATTGATTACCAAATCAACCCAGCAAACCTCTTGACGATCAGAAACAACTTTTCACGGGATCTAAATAGCCAAGGGGTCTCGGATAACAGCGCTATCAATTTATATGAAGTATATGGCGACCACCTTTCTACTGCAAACAGCCTAATGGCGTCGTTAAGAACTGAAATAAACAATCAATTGACCAATGAGCTAAAACTCCAGTACCTCTATACGCTAGATGACGGTAGGCCAAATGAACAATTGCCTAGCACCAATATTCCCCGTGCTATTGTCCAACGAGTAGAGTCTGATGTGGATGGAAGCAATGTCAATACAACCATCCAGTTAGGCGGGCAACGATACCTTCCCGAGCGTTTTGAATCGCATGTATATCAGTTGGTCAATAACCTGTATTATACCAAGGGAAACACCAATTTCACGTTTGGGGCGGACTTGCTGCTCAATAACCTGACCTCTCTTGCCACTAGTGAATTTAATGGACGGTTCTATTTTACAGGATTGGAAAATTTTGACAACTTAACCCCATACAGGTATGCAAGGGAAGTAGCTACTGAAGACCCCACTGTCCAACAACGTATTTTTGGAGGCGGGATATATGCTCAAGCGGACACTGACCTTGGCAAAGGCATGAACCTGGTCCTTGGCTTAAGGGGAGACCTCACCAGCTATCAAAACAGCCCGACATTTAACCAAACGGTATATGACGAACTCGGTTTGAGAACTGATGTAAAGACGGGTGGTTTCCAAATCCAGCCACGGTTTCAATTCACTTGGGATATCAATGAAAAGCAACAGGATATTTTGAGAATAGGCGGTGGTGTTTTTGGTTCCGCACTGAACAACTACTCAGATGTGAACAACCTCCAGTTTGATGGTACCAAAATTTTTGCCGTGGACATTACAGGAGACCAAGTGCCTGTACCCGACTTTCCAAGCTACAGAGATGATCCAAGCACAGCCCCGGGCATTGACCTGTTGGAGAACCCGGAAGTGACTCCGATGACCACGATCAATATGAACAGTGAAGACCTCAAGGTACCTACAGTGTATAAGGCAAACCTTATGTACAATAGAATATTCAATGACAGGTTGCGTCTAGGCATGAATTTCATTGCCTCTTTGGCTAGAAATAATTACATGTATGTGGACAGGAATATGGTGGACCAACCATACTTTACCTTATCTGACGAAGGCAACCGTGGGGTATATGTTCCCGCAGCATCCATCAGTACTACCAACGGGAACGCCGATTGGACCCAAGGTAGAAAAACAGATGATATTGGACGGGTACTGGAGCTCAACAGCGAAGGAAAAAACAACACCTATACAGTAGTCATAGATGGAAGCTACCGCTATTACAAAGACGGACAGATCACGGCGAGTTACACTTGGAATGACAGCAAAGACAATACATCATATAATGGAAATGTGGCCAACAGTGCTACGCTTTTCCATATGGTAGTGGACGACCCCAGAGACCTCTCTCGTATGAGTTATTCAAATGGCCAATATCGAAACAAAGTAGTCGTATATGGTACGTTACCATCATTTAAAGGATTTACGGTAGGGGTAAGGTATTCCGGAATAGGCGGAACTCGGTATTCCCTTCGCGTCAACGGAAATGTTAATGGTGACTTTGTAAATTCAAATGACCTGGCATTCGTTTTTGACCCAAGTACTGCAGGCTTATCCGAAAGCATGGTAGAGGGGATGAACAACGTGTTGGCCAATCCTGACAACCTTGCCAAAGACTACATTCGGCAAAGCTTGGGATCGGTAGCACAACGCAATGGAGGCGTAAACGGATACTATGGAAATTGGGATTTACGTGCGACCAAAAAGATCTATTTTGGAGGAAACAGAAAATCAGGTATAGAATTGGGGATGGACATATTCAATATTGCCAATTTGCTTAACAAATCATGGGGAACCAGCAAAAACCTCGGCAACCAGAACCTGCTGACCATCCGTAATTTTGACCCTGAGAGCCAATCCTATATCTACGAAGTTAATCCAAACGTAGGGGTCACTACACCGGGAGGTACTCCGTTCCAGTTACAGCTATCAGGAAAAATATTCTTTTGA
- a CDS encoding alkaline phosphatase family protein yields MKNIRLKRWMQAVIACIALLMFQHRSHAQHTALSEHVVLISIDGFRPEFYLEKEWPSPNLQAMAKEGVRSLGVTGVFPSVTYPSHTSIITGYPPAVHGIYYNAPFEPDGQTGKWYWESELIQAPTLWHAVRENGMKSASFLWPVSVNAPIDYNIPEYWSLEGYGRIEPMREMENPKGLMAEMELNVLGKLNEKTFNGDYLNREDRIGDMAGYVLETYRPNLITVHLIAADHFQHSEGREGPMVYKSIGAIDRAIGKIMEAADRAGLTEKTTYIITGDHGFVNTHSAISPNIWLVEAGLMENQKDRGDWKAAFHTSGASAFLHLKDQDDHESLEKVKEILKNLPASTKKLFRVVDRKELDTVGADPNAVLALAPIQGISFSSATQGPIIKPAVGGTHGYFPDFDEIETGFIAWGAGIEGNVEIQEMKLVDIAALVNQLLDLSMELPESTYYPGMIKK; encoded by the coding sequence ATGAAAAATATAAGATTAAAAAGATGGATGCAGGCCGTCATTGCCTGCATTGCCCTACTGATGTTCCAACACAGGAGCCATGCCCAACATACAGCACTATCTGAGCATGTAGTACTGATATCAATTGATGGTTTTAGGCCTGAGTTTTATTTAGAAAAAGAATGGCCTTCTCCAAATCTCCAAGCGATGGCCAAAGAGGGAGTCAGGTCCCTTGGAGTTACGGGTGTATTTCCTTCCGTTACCTATCCGTCCCATACGAGCATCATCACCGGTTATCCTCCTGCCGTGCACGGTATATATTATAATGCGCCATTTGAGCCTGATGGACAAACGGGGAAATGGTATTGGGAAAGTGAACTGATCCAAGCACCTACACTATGGCATGCCGTACGTGAAAACGGCATGAAAAGCGCCAGTTTCCTATGGCCCGTATCTGTCAATGCCCCTATTGACTATAACATCCCGGAATACTGGAGCCTGGAAGGATATGGAAGAATAGAACCCATGAGAGAAATGGAAAATCCTAAAGGGCTAATGGCCGAAATGGAATTGAATGTACTGGGAAAACTAAATGAAAAGACCTTCAATGGCGATTATCTAAACCGGGAAGACCGGATTGGAGATATGGCCGGATATGTGTTGGAAACCTACCGCCCCAACCTAATTACGGTTCACCTGATTGCAGCAGACCATTTTCAGCATAGTGAAGGGAGAGAAGGCCCCATGGTCTATAAATCAATTGGAGCCATAGATAGGGCCATTGGTAAGATCATGGAGGCTGCGGACAGGGCCGGACTAACGGAGAAAACCACCTATATCATCACTGGGGACCATGGTTTTGTCAATACGCACAGTGCGATTTCTCCAAACATTTGGTTGGTAGAAGCTGGACTAATGGAAAATCAAAAAGACAGAGGGGACTGGAAGGCTGCCTTCCATACCAGTGGTGCCTCGGCCTTCTTGCATTTAAAAGATCAAGACGACCACGAATCCCTAGAAAAGGTGAAAGAAATTTTGAAAAATCTACCTGCTTCTACAAAAAAACTATTTCGGGTAGTCGACAGGAAAGAGCTCGATACGGTTGGGGCTGACCCCAATGCCGTTTTGGCCTTGGCCCCTATCCAAGGTATTAGCTTCTCAAGTGCTACCCAAGGGCCGATCATCAAGCCTGCCGTAGGTGGAACTCACGGGTATTTCCCGGATTTTGACGAAATCGAAACTGGGTTTATTGCTTGGGGAGCGGGGATTGAAGGCAATGTGGAAATTCAGGAAATGAAATTGGTGGATATTGCTGCATTGGTAAACCAGCTTCTTGATCTATCTATGGAGCTACCAGAAAGTACATACTATCCAGGGATGATAAAAAAATAA